The Dehalogenimonas lykanthroporepellens BL-DC-9 genome includes a window with the following:
- a CDS encoding transcriptional regulator, Crp/Fnr family (KEGG: dat:HRM2_24100 Crp~PFAM: cyclic nucleotide-binding; regulatory protein Crp~SMART: cyclic nucleotide-binding; regulatory protein Crp) — protein MSCLCEKLKPKGSEWSQICIGQLWVFDGLRQAEMEAVVREALRKKYQAGQSVFMQGDTAKQISLIKAGRVKLSKLLEDGTELTLDIRKPGDFLGEYIFNDDFNYPVSAWSMEETLVCSFTKDRFEKLVLEYPNIGLQVIKNLSGRIAQLTDRVGAMSQTHLEERLYSVLLNVAREHGEKKEEGYVIQFPLTHEDLGFLIGAHRVSITRVMKRLKDSGKILQTGRQLVLPLEAVT, from the coding sequence ATGAGTTGCCTATGTGAAAAGCTAAAACCGAAGGGTAGTGAATGGTCGCAAATATGCATCGGGCAGCTTTGGGTTTTTGATGGACTGCGCCAGGCGGAAATGGAAGCGGTCGTTCGAGAGGCGTTGCGTAAAAAATATCAAGCAGGCCAATCAGTTTTTATGCAAGGCGATACAGCGAAACAGATTTCGTTGATCAAAGCCGGTCGCGTAAAATTGAGCAAACTCTTAGAGGATGGTACGGAATTAACTCTGGATATAAGGAAGCCTGGCGATTTTTTGGGGGAGTATATATTTAACGATGATTTCAACTATCCTGTGAGTGCGTGGAGTATGGAGGAGACATTGGTGTGCAGCTTTACAAAAGATCGTTTTGAAAAATTGGTTCTTGAATATCCCAATATCGGTCTCCAGGTCATCAAGAACTTGAGTGGTCGTATCGCTCAGTTAACTGATCGGGTCGGGGCCATGTCCCAAACTCACTTGGAAGAAAGACTTTACAGTGTCCTGCTCAATGTCGCCCGGGAGCATGGCGAGAAAAAAGAAGAGGGTTATGTTATTCAGTTTCCGTTAACGCATGAAGATTTGGGTTTTCTGATCGGAGCGCATCGCGTCAGTATTACTCGTGTAATGAAACGGCTAAAAGACTCTGGGAAGATCCTCCAAACAGGTCGTCAGCTTGTACTGCCACTGGAAGCTGTGACATGA
- a CDS encoding Integrase catalytic region (PFAM: Integrase catalytic region~KEGG: neu:NE0155 integrase catalytic subunit) → MKELRLKYPVPILRRMLGVSGSGFYAWMDRPLSKRGQEEARLELEIKAADKRTRQTYGPERLQRDLAAHGVKVGICRIKRIRKKLGIRCKQKSKFKVTTDSRHRLPVAGNLLAQKFVASRPNDVWLTDITYISTDEGWLYLAGHKDLWNGEIVGYAMGKRLTRNLVNESLLRAVAAKHPAEGLLHHSDRGSQYCSLEYRRLLERFGLRASMSRKGNCYDNAPMESFWGTLKQELVNHRRYRTRQEAIREITEYIEIFYNRQRRQARLGFLSPAAYAQQFYAGLVAA, encoded by the coding sequence CCTATTCTCCGGCGAATGCTTGGTGTCTCCGGTAGCGGCTTTTATGCCTGGATGGATAGGCCTTTATCGAAGCGGGGTCAGGAGGAAGCGCGGCTTGAGTTGGAGATCAAGGCAGCGGATAAGCGGACGCGCCAGACCTATGGGCCGGAGCGACTACAGCGGGATTTGGCAGCGCACGGCGTGAAGGTGGGTATTTGCCGTATCAAGCGTATCCGGAAAAAGCTGGGGATACGTTGCAAACAGAAGAGTAAGTTCAAGGTTACCACGGATTCCAGGCACAGGTTGCCGGTAGCCGGAAACCTGTTGGCGCAGAAGTTTGTGGCCTCCAGGCCGAATGATGTATGGCTCACCGATATCACCTATATTTCCACCGATGAAGGTTGGCTGTATCTGGCAGGCCACAAGGACCTGTGGAATGGCGAAATTGTCGGATATGCCATGGGTAAGCGCTTGACCAGAAACCTGGTCAATGAGTCTTTGCTTCGGGCGGTGGCCGCTAAACATCCGGCCGAGGGGCTGTTGCACCACTCTGACCGGGGTAGCCAGTATTGCTCCCTTGAGTACCGGCGACTACTGGAACGATTTGGCTTGAGAGCTTCCATGAGCCGGAAAGGGAACTGCTACGACAACGCACCTATGGAGAGCTTCTGGGGAACGCTAAAACAGGAACTGGTGAATCATCGGCGCTATAGAACCAGACAAGAAGCCATCCGGGAGATCACGGAGTATATCGAAATCTTCTACAACCGGCAACGCCGGCAAGCCAGGCTGGGATTCTTGTCGCCGGCGGCTTATGCTCAACAATTCTACGCAGGACTGGTGGCGGCATGA
- a CDS encoding protein of unknown function DUF1291 (PFAM: protein of unknown function DUF1291~KEGG: dal:Dalk_4103 protein of unknown function DUF1291), translated as MKSDFHDSLVVVWSSQDPDVALNMVFMYCKNSMIKGWWGTVKMIVWGPSAKLLSEDLKLQTELVGMKKVGVETLACKACADRYGVSEKLEKLGCQVIYMGEPLTRHLKEGFMVLTF; from the coding sequence ATGAAAAGTGACTTTCACGATTCCCTCGTGGTCGTATGGAGTTCACAAGACCCAGACGTCGCCCTGAACATGGTATTTATGTATTGTAAAAATTCTATGATCAAAGGGTGGTGGGGCACTGTCAAAATGATAGTTTGGGGACCATCTGCGAAGCTACTTTCAGAGGACCTCAAACTGCAGACCGAACTCGTCGGAATGAAGAAGGTTGGTGTTGAAACGTTGGCGTGTAAGGCCTGCGCTGACAGGTATGGAGTATCTGAAAAACTCGAAAAACTCGGGTGCCAGGTTATTTATATGGGAGAACCCTTAACACGACATCTCAAGGAAGGATTCATGGTTTTGACTTTTTAA
- a CDS encoding conserved hypothetical protein (KEGG: sfu:Sfum_3812 hypothetical protein) codes for MGVKRFGDWDKAKAKLVANPGARLALAIRQATIKNALFLVREIKRGIRSQAPGGKAFVKLAERTITRKGSSKVLIDTGFLVNSITQRLLTDRAFVGLLRGTVNKDGDDLVNIGAVMEYGATIQHPTGAVIVIPPRPFLHPTMEKYREQIIENYRKAIRSSMSL; via the coding sequence ATGGGGGTTAAGCGCTTCGGAGATTGGGACAAAGCGAAGGCGAAGCTGGTCGCTAATCCCGGAGCCCGGCTCGCCCTGGCGATCCGTCAGGCGACCATCAAGAACGCCCTATTCCTCGTCCGCGAGATCAAACGAGGTATCCGCTCCCAGGCACCGGGCGGCAAGGCGTTCGTCAAGCTGGCCGAGAGAACCATCACGCGCAAGGGCTCCAGCAAGGTCCTGATCGACACCGGCTTTCTGGTCAATTCCATCACTCAGCGCCTCCTCACCGACCGGGCTTTCGTGGGGCTACTGCGCGGCACGGTCAACAAGGACGGCGACGACCTGGTGAACATCGGTGCGGTAATGGAATACGGAGCCACCATCCAGCACCCCACCGGCGCGGTGATCGTCATCCCGCCCCGACCCTTTCTGCACCCCACCATGGAAAAGTACCGCGAGCAGATCATCGAGAACTATCGCAAGGCGATCCGCTCAAGTATGTCACTCTGA
- a CDS encoding conserved hypothetical protein (KEGG: dat:HRM2_24360 hypothetical protein), producing MKADKVLIACGIFKDEINFLLERKRGLAGFKVIWLDAGLHSDLKLLESELLSAIDIAKNIGKVDVKILYGNGCLPQIKSIADSKGAHIIPTKNCLSAFLGEEKSIELEQNNTMLMTPTWVRVWPANMKRFFGWNEVDFRMNLGRYERILVLDSGVNSLTEDEVLEFFDLVQVPVEFMNLNLDHFDNMLNGLLE from the coding sequence ATGAAAGCGGACAAGGTTTTAATAGCATGTGGGATTTTCAAGGATGAGATCAATTTCCTATTGGAAAGAAAGCGTGGTTTGGCAGGCTTTAAAGTGATATGGCTTGACGCCGGACTTCATTCCGATCTTAAATTGCTTGAAAGTGAGCTATTATCTGCTATCGATATTGCAAAAAATATTGGAAAGGTGGATGTCAAGATATTGTACGGTAATGGGTGCCTTCCACAAATTAAGTCCATAGCCGACAGTAAGGGCGCGCATATTATACCTACAAAAAACTGTTTGTCAGCCTTCCTCGGAGAAGAGAAATCAATAGAATTGGAACAAAATAACACGATGCTTATGACACCTACATGGGTGAGAGTTTGGCCTGCAAATATGAAACGATTCTTCGGATGGAATGAGGTGGATTTTCGTATGAATCTTGGAAGATATGAACGGATTCTTGTGCTGGATTCCGGAGTTAATTCCTTGACAGAGGATGAAGTACTCGAATTTTTCGACTTGGTACAGGTCCCCGTTGAATTCATGAACTTGAACTTGGATCATTTTGATAATATGTTAAATGGGTTGCTGGAATGA
- a CDS encoding pyridoxamine 5'-phosphate oxidase-related FMN-binding protein (PFAM: pyridoxamine 5'-phosphate oxidase-related FMN-binding~KEGG: mth:MTH413 hypothetical protein) has product MASSISKELQEFVKGKLGWVATANQEGMPNVTPKGTIQVLDENTIIFADLFSLKTRDNLRNNPKVAVTLVDHEKFIGYQFKGKAELIDSGPIYEKVREELKKAPKPLPEPKYVAKITVEEIYDQSPGPNAGNKIG; this is encoded by the coding sequence ATGGCGTCAAGTATTTCCAAAGAATTGCAGGAATTTGTAAAGGGCAAGCTGGGTTGGGTAGCCACCGCTAATCAGGAGGGCATGCCCAATGTCACTCCCAAAGGCACTATTCAGGTGCTGGACGAAAACACGATTATTTTTGCCGATCTCTTTTCTCTCAAAACCAGGGACAATCTCAGGAACAATCCAAAGGTCGCAGTAACCCTTGTAGACCATGAAAAATTCATTGGGTATCAATTCAAGGGAAAAGCGGAGCTTATCGACAGCGGTCCAATTTACGAGAAGGTAAGAGAGGAACTGAAGAAGGCGCCAAAACCGCTCCCCGAGCCCAAATACGTGGCAAAGATCACAGTTGAAGAGATTTATGATCAGTCTCCTGGTCCCAACGCAGGAAACAAAATAGGATAA